The following are encoded in a window of Vigna unguiculata cultivar IT97K-499-35 chromosome 8, ASM411807v1, whole genome shotgun sequence genomic DNA:
- the LOC114195629 gene encoding selenoprotein K has protein sequence MAYVERGVVKSKRSIWRLNTITDFLWAIINFIGVFFTTMFSMEKSDAYRKGAVGKKWDGGAPGGGPGGGGGGGPYGGGPGGPRGGLDNVRGLDSIRGRDHNSLPACGSCCG, from the exons ATGGCTTACGTTGAGCGAG GTGTTGTGAAATCAAAGCGGTCAATATGGCGGCTTAATACAATCACAGATTTCTTATGGGCCATTATTAACTTCATTGGCGTGTTTTTTACAACAATGTTCTCG ATGGAAAAATCAGATGCCTATAGAAAAGGTGCTGTTGGTAAAAAATGGGATGGTGGTGCTCCTGGAGGAGGCCctggtggcggtggtggtggcggACCATATGGTGGTGGTCCAGGAGGCCCTCGTGGGGGTCTTGACAATGTCCGTGGTCTAGATAGTATAAGGGGACGTGATCATA ATTCACTTCCTGCCTGTGGCTCCTGCTGTGGTTAA